Proteins co-encoded in one Setaria viridis chromosome 9, Setaria_viridis_v4.0, whole genome shotgun sequence genomic window:
- the LOC117839851 gene encoding uncharacterized protein, with translation MNPAGRVSFTRAVLLLGVVALGLWLLSVELAVVGGGADPAVRAAVAGRRTHAHAAVRSPDAWRTREWRRAVDRHAAVLRRHLADGMLAASSVAVCLGGAQEAMALRELGVVGAVAVAGERAPPLAVAGDDRRLPFPDSSVDFVFAGRALDFSRRQADLAGEAARIVKPDGHGHLVVLTSGASDAYSLRSLQALLPSLRLLRSRVINGADGSTLRELVFRKHAGISTTSRSSPNGNNSAGSCTSRDHKLEIIGLAEPLIQEEPAKPWITLKRNIKNIRYLPALADIGFKRRYVYVDVGARSYGSSIGSWFRKQYPKQNHTFEVFAVEADPAFHADYARRKGVTLLPYAAWVRNETLTFEINDGPGNKGYKDDARKPNGRGMGRIRPGAGAMKGVSSGEVRRIPAFDLAEWLKRTVSEQDYVVMKMDVEGTEFDLIPRMIETGAICLVDELFLECHYNRWQRCCPGERSPKYRNTYGECLQLFTSLRNSGVLVHQWW, from the coding sequence ATGAACCCGGCGGGGCGCGTGTCGTTCACGCGCGCCGTCCTGCTCCTGGGCGTCGTTGCGCTCGGGCTCTGGCTCCTGAGCGTAgagctcgccgtcgtcggcggcggggccgaccCCGCCGTCCGGGCCGCGGTGGCCGGGAGGAGGACCCACGCGCATGCGGCCGTCCGGTCGCCCGACGCGTGGCGCACCCGCgagtggcggcgggcggtcgaccgccacgccgccgtcctccgcaGGCACCTCGCGGACGGCATGCTCGCCGCGTCCTCCGTCGCCGTCTGCCTCGGCGGCGCCCAGGAGGCGATGGCGCTGCGGGAGCTGGGCGTGGTCGGCGCCGTCGCGGTCGCCGGGGAGCGGGCCCCGCCCCTCGCCGTCGCGGGGGACGACCGCCGTCTCCCGTTCCCGGACTCCTCCGTCGACTTCGTCTTCGCCGGGCGAGCCCTCGACTTCTCCAGACGCCAGGCCGACCTCGCTGGCGAGGCGGCGCGGATCGTGAAGCCGGACGGGCACGGCCACCTCGTGGTCCTGACGTCCGGTGCCAGCGACGCCTACAGCCTCCGGTCCCTCCAGGCTCTCCTCCCATCCCTCCGATTGCTCCGCTCCCGCGTGATCAACGGCGCGGATGGCTCCACGCTCCGGGAACTGGTCTTCCGGAAGCATGCAGGCATCTCCACCACCAGCAGGTCTTCCCCCAACGGCAACAATTCCGCGGGCAGCTGCACGAGTCGCGATCACAAGCTCGAAATCATCGGCCTCGCCGAGCCGCTGATCCAAGAAGAGCCGGCGAAGCCATGGATCACGCTGAAGAGGAACATCAAGAACATCAGGTACCTACCGGCGCTCGCCGACATCGGCTTCAAGCGCCGGTACGTGTACGTAGACGTGGGCGCCCGGAGCTACGGCTCCAGCATCGGCAGCTGGTTCCGGAAGCAGTACCCCAAGCAGAACCACACCTTCGAGGTGTTCGCCGTCGAGGCCGACCCGGCGTTCCACGCCGATTACGCCAGGAGGAAGGGCGTCACCTTGCTTCCCTACGCCGCCTGGGTCCGGAACGAGACGCTCACGTTCGAGATCAACGATGGCCCCGGCAATAAGGGCTACAAAGACGACGCCAGGAAGCCGAACGGCCGTGGCATGGGCCGCATCAGGCCCGGCGCGGGCGCGATGAAGGGGGTGTCGTCCGGCGAGGTGCGGCGCATCCCGGCGTTCGACCTCGCTGAGTGGCTGAAGCGGACGGTGTCGGAGCAGGACTACGTGGTGATGAAGATGGACGTAGAGGGCACTGAGTTCGACCTCATCCCGAGGATGATCGAAACCGGGGCGATCTGCCTCGTCGACGAGCTGTTCCTCGAGTGCCATTACAACCGGTGGCAGAGATGCTGCCCCGGCGAGAGGTCACCCAAGTACCGGAACACGTACGGCGAGTGCCTGCAGCTGTTCACCTCGCTCCGCAACAGCGGCGTGCTTGTGCATCAATGGTGGT